The segment GTGATAGCCCATCGTGATAGCCCATCCTGATCATCCATCGTCAGGCAATGATGAAAAGCCCACCTGCGGTGATCCGCAGGTGGGCTTTTTCAGTGTGTCTGGCCGTAGGGTCTCTGACTCGTCAATGCTGACTGATCAGCTCTGGCTCACGATTTCAGCTTGATCCAGCATCGCGTGGAAGAGGACGTTGCAGCCTGCGTGCAGATCAGCCGGCGCGGCATTTTCGATCTCGTTGTGGCTGATCCCGCCTTCACAAGGCACGAAGATCATGCCTGCTGGCGCAATGCGGCCCATGAAGATGGCGTCATGGCCCGCACCACTAACGATATCGCGATGGGAATAGCCCAGCTGACTCGCCGCATTGCGCACGGCCGTGACGCAGTTGTCGGCGAAATGTTCCGGCACGAAGTCCGCAGTCGGGGTCAATTCTGCACTCAGACGATGGCGTTGGCTGACGTCCTGGACGATCTGCTTGAGCTCTTCTGCCATGGCGGTGAGGGAGTCCGGTTCCAGTGAGCGCAGGTCGATGGTCATGTTGACCTGGCCCGGAATGACGTTTCGTGAGCCGGGATAGACCTGCATCATTCCCACGGTGCCACGACCATGCGGTTGGTGATCCATGGCGATACGGTTGACGGCCACGGTGATCTCGGCGGCGCCGAGCATGGCATCCTGGCGCAGTGTCATGGGCGTCGGACCAGCGTGAGCTTCCTGGCCGGTCAACGTCAGGTCGAACCAGCGCTGACCCAGCGCCCCCATCACCACGCCGATGGTGGTCTCCTCATCTTCCAGAATCGGCCCCTGCTCGATATGGCTTTCGAAGAAGGCGCGCACGTTCTCGCGCGACACCTCATCATTGCCACGATAACCGATGGCATCGAGCGCTTCGCCCGCGGTCACGCCGTCGGTGTCCTTTTGCGCGAGCATCTCGTGCAGTGACAGTTGGCCGGTATGAACACCGGAGCCCATCATGCAGGGGGCGAAGCGACAGCCTTCCTCGTTGGTCCAGACAACGACCTCGACCGGACAGCGCGTCTTGATGCCGTATTGGTTGAGGCTACGCAATACCTCAAGCCCAGCCATCACCCCGAAGCAGCCATCGAACTTGCCGCCAGTCGGTTGAGTATCGATGTGGCTACCTGTCATCACGGCGGGGGCGTCGGGCTCCGTGCCGGCGCGGCGGGCAAAGATGTTGCCGATGGCGTCGATGCGTATCGTGCAACCTTCGGCCTTGCACCACTCGATGAAGAGATCGCGCGCCTGGCGATCAAGCTCGGTCAGCGCCTGGCGATTGACGCCCCCCTTGGGTGTGGCGCCCAGCTTGGCCAGCGTCATCAAGGATTGCCACAGTCGATCGCTGTCGGTGCGCAGCTCGGTCAATGCATTGGTTTGCGTCTTGTCCTGTTGTGCCGTCGTCATCGGTCTTCCTCTTGTTATTGTTGATGTGTCGCCATGGAATTGAGGGGTAATCCTGCTGTGGCAGCGATACCCATGAAGCTCGAGGTTCGAGAGATTGAAGCTTCGAGAGGCTAAATCCTCTGGGAGT is part of the Cobetia sp. L2A1 genome and harbors:
- a CDS encoding Zn-dependent hydrolase, translated to MTTAQQDKTQTNALTELRTDSDRLWQSLMTLAKLGATPKGGVNRQALTELDRQARDLFIEWCKAEGCTIRIDAIGNIFARRAGTEPDAPAVMTGSHIDTQPTGGKFDGCFGVMAGLEVLRSLNQYGIKTRCPVEVVVWTNEEGCRFAPCMMGSGVHTGQLSLHEMLAQKDTDGVTAGEALDAIGYRGNDEVSRENVRAFFESHIEQGPILEDEETTIGVVMGALGQRWFDLTLTGQEAHAGPTPMTLRQDAMLGAAEITVAVNRIAMDHQPHGRGTVGMMQVYPGSRNVIPGQVNMTIDLRSLEPDSLTAMAEELKQIVQDVSQRHRLSAELTPTADFVPEHFADNCVTAVRNAASQLGYSHRDIVSGAGHDAIFMGRIAPAGMIFVPCEGGISHNEIENAAPADLHAGCNVLFHAMLDQAEIVSQS